From one Solanum lycopersicum chromosome 12, SLM_r2.1 genomic stretch:
- the LOC101243677 gene encoding uncharacterized protein, which translates to MHTHTKVMAQLVSPTAATTLTSLSIKKNSRLSSFKVLAFHQGELAAKINVSRRSLALSLAGVAVALNAGNNNANAAARRPPPPPPTEKKDPNVSGVLAKVLASKRRKEAMKESIAKLREKGKPVKEVPSE; encoded by the exons ATGCACACACATACCAAAGTCATGGCTCAGTTAGTATCCCCTACAGCAGCAACTACACTAACCTCACTATCAATCAAGAAGAATTCCCGTTTGAGCTCTTTTAAAGTCTTGGCTTTTCATCAAGGCGAATTGGCCGCAAAGATTAATGTCTCTCGCAg GAGTTTGGCATTGAGCTTGGCTGGAGTTGCGGTGGCGCTGAATGCAGGTAACAACAATGCAAATGCCGCAGCAAGAAGGCCTCCACCACCTCCGCCAACGGAGAAAAAAGATCCAAATGTGAGTGGTGTGTTGGCTAAAGTATTAGCTAGCAAGAGGAGAAAGGAGGCTATGAAAGAGTCTATAGCCAAGCTAAGAGAGAAAGGGAAGCCTGTCAAAGAAGTACCATCTGAATAG